The Lolium rigidum isolate FL_2022 chromosome 1, APGP_CSIRO_Lrig_0.1, whole genome shotgun sequence region ACATTCAATTCATCTAGTAAAGTGAAATAAATGAACAATCAGAGCTGATGTATGGTGAGTACATACCATTCAGAAGACAACTCTTCTCCTTTGTATCTTTGTACTGTCGAAGACATTGGAAGAAACGGCACAAATAAGGGAGCACGAGAACTAGAGGAATAGCTACAGAGTGGCTACCACAAATCGAATCGGCTTCAAACCAAGCGATTGTCGCCACCTGTAAAATTCCAAAACAATAATATGGACATtatagaggaagaagatgaattcTAGCAATAACTTACTAAATAAAGCATTACCATGTTATTTGCCAATAATATGGAGAATGCTTATGAGCATAGTAAAAGGGAAATAAAGAAATTAACCTGACGATTGACCATGCGACAAACTGAACGTTCCAAATCTGAGAACACCTGTCAGAAATGCAAGAATTGAACAACATTGCTACAAATgtcaaatttaaaaatgtcaaCATAGGACAACAAGCTAGAAACAGTTCTCTACAAAACTCAGCAATAGCATGCACCATACATTCAAATAGATCACATTGTTTCCTAAAAATCATACTACGATATAGCCAAGACAAGAAACAGAgaatcatatactccctccgcgCTAAAATAagtctcaactttttctagatacggatgtatctataactaatatGGTTCTAGATAAAAGTGACACTTATTTTAGAACAGAGGTAGTAGTATTAAACTGAACAAATGCGGTACTATATCCAACAGTACATTTTCTTTGTCGGGATCTATGTCCAACAGTGATAAGCTAAGCAAAACAATCCACAATCCATACTGCATATAAATTAGTGGATACCTTTGACATGGATGTAAAGATATCAGCCAAAAAGAAGTCGGGGAATGTGATTGCCTGCAGATAAGGGCGCGGGAATTATTTAAGTTCATTTGAGACGACTGCTGGCTCCACAGGAAGCAGTAAGCACAATCATATGATACCACAATGAAACGTAGCATACTGCTTTGCTTCTAGCATGGCAGAAAGCAAAACCTAAGGTACATGGTAAAGACAATTTTAGCAACTTACTTGTAATGGAAGTAGTATACGCAACATGGTCCTCAGAAAGTAAAAACGTGAGGACAAGTAAAACATATCAAAAGGAGAAAGGAGGATTATCAGAAGGATAGCATACAAAAATACCTGCAAAGAAGCAGAAAGATACGTCAATTTCACGACGGTTGATTTAAAAAGTATTGCATCGCTACAGAATACGGAGAACACATGGCATGGTATTTTGTTTTCAGTTTGACGAGGTAGCAAGTGGACGAAACCTCTGATTCACTCCACTATTACaagcggacaacaatatgtggacATGTATATTAATTGTTTTTGAGAGTAGATGTATATTATTTTTCTTGCAAATATACTGTTCTAAAATGGACCTTTCAATTGATATGATTCGGGAAAGAGATTCAACTTTAATTAACAGTAGACTGTGTGAAGTGAACATTGAAGTGCTACGCTAAAAAATCATATAAGACTATCGCTCAGATCTTCAATTATGACATAATGCAAGTTCCAAATTATTAATCAATGCTGCATATAAAGTAAGACCCATAGTAAGTAGGACACTAATTTTAGTGTGCCAACAATATTATAGCTCTGGGTTTAATATTCCTGCACACTATAGAGGCCAAAAGATCCCACAAACTCAAGCATACAAGAAAGCAAGGAATGAACGACTAAATGAGCTGGATATTACACTGGTTGAGATGCAGCAAGCAATACTTCCCCATGTGAGTACAGATATAGGTAAGCTGTCATACTTGTGGGAACAATTAAAGTAAGCCATGTAGCAGACTGTCAATCAAACAAAAAAATGTTACTTTGGCAGAATACTACATCAGATTTAAGAAATATGAGAATTCATACAACATAACATTAACAAAAAATAACATGGATGAATGTACAAAAGATAAAATTAAAACATATCTAGCACAAAAGATCACGATTCaggtgcaaaaaaaaaagagccaGGTAAATAAAAAAAAAGGCAACTCCACCACTTACAATAGAATGCAACATGCACATATTATTCACAAGAATAATTATATGAATGTGGCATGCTGATTGTGAAACTACAGGCATTATCTACAAGAATGGTTGCACTGCGGAAAAAAATGGACTGGCAACTAAATGAAATGTCGTGGACTTGTGGAAGTTAAAATTAGTACAAACATGGTGCAGACACGTTTTGGAAATACCAGACATTGTCGCAAATCGCAACAATGATATGGGTATATggtgcatagatcagaatgtatgcagCAGATTTCCTATGGAATCACTAGTTCAATGGATAGCAATGTCAGTTTAAATGCACTAAATAGGAAAACTAACTTTGGCAGCATTTcaaaatgcaaatgcaaatgcaatCAAGAGAGATAGATAGGCATACCCTCCAAATTTCTCGGTGTGATAGATGTGTTTGCGCAAGATCAAATACTTTTACATAATTCACTGACGATTGTGCAAAGACCCACAAGTTTACTCCCCATAACCAAATCATCAATGCCTAGAATAAGAACACTAAGCACAGTTACATAGATGCACAAGGAGGAGATTATTTTCTGTCTTAGCAGGTATTTATGTTGAGCATGTTAGACATGCAGTAATAAAAACTCACCACAAGAAGGAGAGGATTGTAGTATAAGAACGCCTCATAAAGAAATAAGTCCCGCAGATCAGCACTCATTCTCATAACTGAGTCCCACCCTATCTGTAATTCCAAgagaaccaattaccaaacaatcAGTTCATGCATACGAAAAAGGTCAGAGACAGATAATATAGAGACCAACCTTGCAACAGCAGAAACCCCAGAGGAGAAACAATACAACCTGGAAAAAAATGACAGGTTGATAAGCAACTTGACAGGTAAAATCCAGGCCAGACAGATGTGAAATCAATAGAATATTTTGGTACAATAGGTTAGTTTTATAGAGAGGAACAGATACGATAGAATATTTTGGTAAGTAAAATTACTAAGGCATGTACATGTATTTGAGCCTCTTGGAGGAAATTCAATACTAATAAATATTTGAAGAAAACAAGCAGCAGCTTGAACAGGACAATGACAATGTTCAAAAGGCTATACCATCAACTGTAACAGACTCGTCAGGCATTTTGTCAAGCATGATGGCGCATTATAGACTAACAGAGAGCTGGGAATGGCATGAGATTGAGTACCATTTGCAAAGGTTCGCATATTCAATGCAGTGAAAAGATAGAAACACCAGATGTGATGGGCATGGGCTTATCAAATTTTTGCATCTATTTCTCAACTTTGCATTCTAACCATGATGAACCTGAGATATCCATAACTCTAGACGATTCTTCCAAAAGAGGTACTAATTCACCCATTTTCAGGAGCAGAGGTACATTACACAATAGGCTTAGAAGTTAGAACTAATATACACTGCACAGCACAATAGAGGAAAAGAAGGGGTTGAAAGGACAACCTACCTTAAACCGCCAAAGAAACAGCGGCGAAGGCATGCCGACAACCGCAGGTACGGACGCGCCCTTCATCTCGCCGGCGACCCCGGGTCTCTGCACGCGCAGGCGTGGCGCCTGCGTCTCCGCAGAAACCCTGCATGCGCATAGATCAATCACAGCCCATCAGCAAACATGCGACGAAATCCGGAGCAGCCAAGAAACGGACGAGCACGGGTCAGAAGGGAGCGGGATCTCGCCGCTCTCCGACGAGCCAGAGGCGGTGCCGCGGTGGCTTACCGGGAGGCAGCGGCCCGGATCTCCACTTGGGCAGGGGAGGAGCCGCCGTCGAGGACGGTGGAGTGGTCGGGGCACTAGGCAAGCCCGCAGCTCAGTGCCGCCGGCTCGCGGGGGAGGAAGACGTGGAGCAGAATCGTCAGGGCCCAACCGAATCTGAACGAATTTCGATCGGAAAGCTGACGAATGGCTCAGCTGGGACCTGAGAAGGATCAGCCGGATCTGAGGCGGCCGCTCCGGCGTTGCCGTCAGCCGCTCCAGCAACAGATGGAGAGATCCGGGAGGTCGCCGGTCGCCTTCAACCGTGCAACTGAGCCAGCAACACACAGAGGAAAACCTGGATGGACAACGACACACGACGGGTtacgtcaaaaaaaaaatgacacACGACTGGCACGAATCTCAAAGCATGTACTCCGTGCTACTCCGTCCTATGTATACCTGGGCATAGtttgggccgggtcgggcttCGGGCCGGGCCTAACAACGCCCGACGCAAAAAAAAACCTAGGCCCAAGCCTGGCCCGGCCTGATCATTAGGTCTAGAATTTCAGCCCAAGCCCGACCCATCACAATAAGTACCCATCGGGcttcgggcctcgggccgggcctcTTCCTTATTTGCACATTTCTCAAGCTCAGGGAGAACGCTGGCGAATCAATAAACCGGTCAACCAAACTAGACAGCCGATGAAAagtatgattgatacgtctcaaacgtatctataattttttatgttccatgctacttttatgatgatactcacatgttttatacacattatacgtcattattatgcattttacggcactaacctattgacgagatgccgaaaagccaattgttgttttctgctgtttttggtttcagaaatcctagtaaggaaatattctcggaattggacgaaatcaacgcccagggtcctatttttccacgaagctttcagaagtccgaagaggaaacgaagtggggccacgaggtggccacacaacagggcggcgcggcccaagccgggccggcctactgtgtgggcccctcgtgacgcctcttgacctgcccttccgcctacttaaagtcttcgtcgcgaaacccccagtaccgagagccacgatacggaaaaccttccagagacgccgccgccgccaatcccatctcgggggattcgggagatcgcctccggcaccctcgccggagaggggaatcatctcccggaggtctcttcatcgccatgatcgcctccggatcgatgtgtgagtagttcacccctggactatgggtccatagcagtagctagatggttctcttctcctcattgtgctatcatgttagatcttgtgagctgcctatcatgatcaagatcatctatttgtaatgctacatgttgtgtttgttgggatccgatgaatattgaatactatgtcaagttgattatcaatctatcatatatgttatttatgttcttgcatgctctctgttgctagtagaggctctggccaagttgatactgaaggagatatgccctagaggcaataataaagtggttattatttatatctttatgtttatgataaatgtttatatatcatgctataattgtattaaccgaaacattagtacatgtgtgatatgtagacaaacaaagagtccctagtatgcctcttaactagcttgttgattaatggatgattagtttcataatcatgaacattggatgttattaataacaaggttatatcattgtatgaatgatgtaatggacacacccaattaagcgtagcataagatctcgtcattaagttatttgctataagctttcgatacatagttacctagtccttatgaccatgtgatcatgtaaatcacttataccggaaaggtactttgattacatcaaatgccactgcgtaaatgggtggttataaggtgggattaagtatccggaaagtatgagctgaggcatatggatcaacagtgggatttgtccatcccgatgacggatagatatactctgggccctctcggtggaatgtcgtctaatgtcttgcaagcatatgaataagttcataacagaccacataccacggtacgagtaaagagtacttgtcgggagacgaggatgaacaaggtatagagtgataccgaagatcaaacctcggacaagtaaaatatcgcgtgacaaagggaattggtatcgtatgtgaatggttcattcgatcactaaagtcatcgttgaatatgtgggagccattatggatctccagatcccgctattggttattggtcggagtgagtactcaaccatgtccgcatagttcacgaaccgtagggtgacacacttaaagttggatgttgaaatggtacaacttgaatatggaatggagttcgaatatttgttcggagtcccggatgagatcccggacatcacgaggagttccggaatggtccggagaataagattcatatataggaagtcatattccaagtttggaaatgatccggtgcatttatggcaggttctagaaggttctagaaaagtccggaagaaatcaccatggaaagtagagtcccggagggactccaccttgcatgaccagccaaccctaaaggggaggagtccaaggtggactcccctagggtggccggccaacccacctcaaggaaaggtgggagtcccaccttgggtaggactccctccttgagtaggtttcccacatatgggaggttttagtgttggggtcttattcgaagacttggactagaactcttggtgcttccacctatataatgaggggcataggagaggggctgaccacttcaagcctcagccttggccgcaccccttagagggccggcgcccaacccccctctctccccaaaccctagcggtctctctcctccaccacatcccgcacgcttaagcgaagctccgccggatttctccaccaccaccgacaccacgccgtcgtgcctgtcggattcaagaggagctactacttccgctgcccgctggaacggggaggtggacgtcgtcttcatcaacaaccgaacgtgtgaccgagtacggaggtgctgcccgttcgtggcgccggaaccgatcgtgatcaagatcttctacgcgcttttgcaagcggcaagtgaacgtctaccgcagcaacaagagcctcatcttgtaggctttggaatctcttcaagggtgagactcgataccccctcgttgctaccgtcttctagattgcatcttggcttggattgcgtgttcgcggtaggaaatttttgttttctatgcaacgttatcctacggtggtatcgagccgtgtctatgcatagatggttgcacgagtagaacacaatggttttgtgggcgttgatgctcttgttatctttagtttgagtactttgcatctttgtggcatagtgggatgaagcggctcgggctaactttacatgaccgcgttcatgagacttgctcctcgttcgacatgcaacttgtattgcataagaggctttgcgggtgtctgtctctcctactatagtgaagattcaatttactcttctattgacaacattagtatcaccgttgtggttcatgttcgtaggtagattagatctcactcgaaaaccctaaaccacgtaaaatatgcaaaccaaattagagacgtctaacttgtttttgcagggttaggtgatgtgatatggccataatgtgatgatgaatatgtatgagatgatcattattgtattgtggcaaccggcgaggagccttatggttgtctttaaatttcatgttgagtagtatttcaaagtagttgtaatagttgctacatgaggtgaacaaccatgaagacggcgccatgaaccttgacgctacgccgacgatgatggagatcatgcccgttgatgatggagatcatgtccgtgctttagagatgaagatccaaggcgcaaagacaaaagggccatatcatatcacatatgaactgcatgtgatgttaatccttttatgcatcttattttgcttagatcgcgacggtagcattataagatgatccctcacattaatatcaagataataaagtgttctcccctaagtatacaccgttgtacagttcgtcgtttcgaagcatctcgtgatgatcggatgtgatagactcaacgttcacatacaacgggtgtaagccatgttgcacacgcggaatacttgggtttgcttgacgagcctagcatgtacagacatggcctcgggacaacggaaaccgaaaggttgaacacgagtcatatggatgatatgatcaacattttgatgttcactattgaagctacatcatctcacgtgatgatcggttttggtgtagtggatttggatcgtgtaccacttaacaactatgggggatgttgtattaagtgggagttcattagtaattagattaaaacatgaactaattatcataaacatagtctgagtagtattttgaattaatattgtagtattggcatccgttttctaccatgcgctagtcttgtaattgagatagaaatactgttaaaatctgacaagaaactttacggattagtaccgtattgttaaagaatcaagaattgattaagtcctattgcaaacttttagtaaacctcacattgttgattcaaagagctatggtttcaattagtacctaaagttatcttgtctccgtgaaacttgaagttcaaatctgtttgaaaagtaaggagctgaaaatttagttttcagaaataatcaaggtatgagatatatgtgatatctaagaccttattgcaagatgatagaatataatttggtgagactacatgaactcataagttttatgggaatgtacgaaggttgaagacgcaaggcgtcacaatcctccaactattggggcactaacgatattcgcatatccatgaagtgaccatccttaatatgcaccgttgctaagactcgtcgtttcgaagcatcacgtgatgatcgggtgtgatagattctacgtgtgcatacaacgggtgcaagctagatttgcacatgcaaataccaaggtttaaactttatgagcctagcatgtacggacatggtctcggaaagttgtcatgaattaatggataaaattatgagtgaaattgttcatcgtattacaaagttactaatagtgaaatctggaacacttgtcatatgatgattaacttcaaaataagaacctcaaggttattggtattagaccaacaaacctagaagttattgatgttgaagtgtttttctgaataatgaggaaagctaaaagagaaactgcaaaagatattttggcaaaaagaaaagaaaagactagaaagtctagctcgtgtatataaatgatatacatgttatggttgtattcctagttaagtcacactaagaaattcttgggtattagtactatattggttggtatgaagtgtcatacaaaacaacgcaatacaagaatacaatggcctaagtgactcgacaaggaatatgataggaatgcacgcctggaacaaaaataaagtgttattatgttcatcgttggcattctatctaacccttagaatttataataaagaacttaataattgttattttgctctggtcaaatgaaaacaatgagttgtttaaattatgacattactccatgtacgatggataagttattataaatcttaatggtgaaacacacatacataacactgacgctaaaatgctataaggcaaatgatttgaattccacttatttgtggaaccgccatttaggtcatgttggaaaggaacgcatgaagaaactccatgcaaatggatttttggagtcatttgattttttgaatcgtttggcgcttgcaaatcttttctaaaagagaatgactaaaataccgttcataggccaagttttgaacgggcaactaacttagtggaaacatacatgatgatgtatatggatcactgggcatagttgtgtgcggaagattcttatacttcatgaaaacttcaaacaatgaattgagtatatatatgtggatatattcgataaggaagaagtttgaaacatttgaatggattcaaataaatttcagcatgaagtagaaatcatcgtaatagaaaagtcaaatatctatgattggatcatagtggaaatatttgaattactagttttagcgaacatctaagagagttatgaaattgttctacaactcacatttcttggagtatcatagtgatgatgaagtatccgagagatgtatccaaacctagttgggtcaatgatgagataaaatattaatgccattatatttttgtgaattatgctttagagactaccgctttacaccgaatagagcatcatcatgatccgttgaaatgacatcatacgagttatgacatgggtataaaccctaatagt contains the following coding sequences:
- the LOC124693614 gene encoding SPX and EXS domain-containing protein 5-like; amino-acid sequence: MKGASVPAVVGMPSPLFLWRFKVVLFLLWGFCCCKIGWDSVMRMSADLRDLFLYEAFLYYNPLLLVALMIWLWGVNLWVFAQSSVNYVKVFDLAQTHLSHREIWRSATWLTLIVPTSMTAYLYLYSHGEVLLAASQPVFLYAILLIILLSPFDMFYLSSRFYFLRTMLRILLPLQAITFPDFFLADIFTSMSKVFSDLERSVCRMVNRQVATIAWFEADSICGSHSVAIPLVLVLPYLCRFFQCLRQYKDTKEKSCLLNALKYSTAVPVIFLSALKYHVFAEQWVSFYRPLWLISGVINSLYSFYWDIKRDWDLSILTRIFMFKSPSTWTNLLYGRSWVYYWVLGSNLVLRCTWTYKLSSHLRHNYLTVFAITALEMLRRFQWVFFRVENEWNKMTAKQNFEMSSDMPSEADRLLESSSHTSSEDEGYTIDM